AAAATTCATGGAGGACATTGAGGCTGTGACAGTGCAAGTGAATCAGCAGGATGGTTGGGGGTGGAGGTTAGATCCTTGTGGGGTTTACACAGTGGGAAGTGCTTACAAAGTGTTAGcttttcaattatcaaaataaaataacgaTGAGGTATTTAATCAGGTTTGAAAGCTCCAAATTCCAAGTAAGGTGTCTCATTTCATTTGGAGATTGATCCGGGAGAGACTTCCAACCAAGGTTAACTTGAAAAGGCGAAATGTGGAGCTGAATGATATCTTGTGCCTTTTCTGCGGATCTAATGAGGAGGAGGTATCCCACTTGTTCTTTAATTGTGACAGAATACTGCCTTTTTGGTGGGAATCACTGACTTGGCTGAATATAAAGGTTGTTTTCCCAAAATCACCTAGAGACCATTTCCTTCAACATGGCCATGGTTATTTCAAGGGCTTTATCTATCAGCGATGGCAAATATGGTGGACTTCCTTAACCTGGTGCATTTGGTTTCAACGAAACAAAGttatatttgaaaatgaaaggTTTAATGGTCAGAAGTTAATTGACGATACCATTTTCTACTGCTGGAGTTAgctaaaaaatctataaaaaggATTTGATATTCCTTTTCACTCATGGGCAAACAACATAAAGGTTGGGTTTTGTAATGAGGGGGGATTGTTCTATAGGTTTTTGATGAAAGGCTATCTTTACTAATTCACACCTATGGAGAGTTAATTCTTGCAAAAAAGCTTGAATTAGGTTTCCATAGGtcttcaaatagtatggacacaATGTACATATATCAATACCACTTGTACTAATTcccttataatattataaattagttttgcttaaaaaaagaaagatttagACACTTTGTTCTGTGTTCGACTCTATctcatctctctctttctctttgatgCCTTCTTTATTCCTTATTACCTTTCTTTCACCAGGTTAATTTTTTGACACTACATTAATCTAGGCTCACAAGATAGGAAACGGTTGCTGGAGTTGTTGGCATTTGAAACAGTGGACCAAAGGATTTCCAATGCCAGgattagttttctttttaatatatatcaaattttttcAGATTAGTTAACCTGTAGTTAAAGATATTGTACGATAGTTTACTCATGATGatagcaaaagaagaaaaaccaaTCCTTATACAAGtgattcaaatatttttgttacagGGGTTATGTATGATATGGAAGAAAATGCTGCAAGAGCTTATGGTATTGCCACACTCAAGTATTGGCACACCATCCACTCTTCTTTCAAGGGTTTAATTATCAATAAGTGATACAagtattcttattattattgtgcattctcatgttattttttttaatgagggGAGAGGGATTAACATTAATTATCCATGacaaatatttgtaaatatCATCATATCTTTGACACTTGGCCCTTAACATTGTCTAAACTCTTGAACACAAGATGATTAATGCACAAGGATTACTCCTCTATATAATTCATTAAGCTAAAAGGCTAAAATTCCTTCAAATAATTCTGGATCTGCCTTggctaaaaagaataaaaagaagtcACTATTTGCTTCAAAGGTTGTAATCTTCTTTGCCAAGACAAAAACGCATACAACAAAATCCGTGTAATTCTTCAACTAATCGAAATTAGTACACATAGTGGGCAAACTATCAAGTACCAATTAAGTATTTTTATCTTGAGTCTTGACTTAGTGTACGAATGTAGTAATTGGGACAGCCTTTGCATTGAACATGTTCTTCAACAAATGTGTTTTGGCTGGTGTTCTTCTGATAGGGCTTGTTTTTCTCGATATTCTATAAAGCTCTCTTCCCTATGGTTATTTGGCGCTGAAACCCTTCAAGTTTCATGTCAGAAATCTCAAATGGTCTGTTGAGGAGATACAAGGTTTAATTTTTCATGTGTTAAAGATTGCTGGAAGATGAAATTTTGGGATTCTCATTTGTTAGCtgcttttattcttttaatttgagTAAGACGATTAGTTTCTCTAGAATTTTTGTTGGCAAATTTGATCCTTGGAAAGCACCAAGGAAATGTTTAAGGGATTCAACTTCACTTTCATCTATGGTTCTCATTTGGTacgtatatataattttgttttgtatgaTGGCCCTCAAAATATGCGTATCATTTGGGTTATTAATTGGAGGGTGGGCTTCGTTTGACTATTTACTTGCATCCAACTTTTAGATCTCTAAGTGCTATTAAAATAGATCTCTCTATTGAATAAAGATGCAGTGAGCTGTCATTTTAAATATCTGAACCTTGAATTGCAGTAGTGCTTCTTTTCTTTGCAATGATCCTTAAGTTTGCAATATAGCCACAACAATGCTGTTGGTGATGAAACACTTCCCTAGACAGGCGTACTTCCTAGACTTAAGGATTAAACTGACACTATGGAATTAACTtaatgatgtagctccatgtggagcttgtaggccttggatcttcttcatcaatggaatcCTTTGTTTCTTGGAGTTCaatgacagcggaatggagaaagaagaaagatgattggagacaccacttcaaggagaagatgagtcaagaacaagcttacCACCATagaaagccatggataagaggtTGAagataggagaagatgagtggagggagaagatgagtggagggagaaggagcacaaaagaggtctgaactttgaagtgtaattctcaaatgatcaaagttagaaaaatgcacacacatggtctctatttatagcctaagtgccacacaaaattggaggaaaatttgaatttctattcaaatttcacttgaatttgaaattgaatttgtggagccaaattttggaaccaaaatttcactaattatgattagtgaattttagctatggttcaacccactaatccaagatcaaacccaaaattctccactaagtgtgcttaggtgtcatgagacatgtaaagcatgaaagacatacacaaagtgtaactatatgatgtgacaatggggtgtagcaagcaaatgctcacctccccctctaaaatttaattggattggacttctcccaattcaattaaatttatttcccaacacacacatcaaatattcacttaatgcatatgaaattataaagctacccataatacaaaaactagtctaggtgccctaaaatacaaggggtgaaaaatcctacatttctagggtaccttgcctacattatggaaccctaaatacaagacccaaaaataatgaaatcctaatctaatatgtacaaagataagtggacccaACCAAGGTCCATGGGCTTAGAAATCTAtcttgaggttcatgagaactctaggaccttcttcagcagctctagcccaatcctcttggagcctcttgctcatggctctggtaactggttCCTTCCTAGGGAAGATTGCATCACTTAATATATTTACTTCCTAGActtattttgactttttttatttttaaactaaagaTCGTAAAGGAAAACCTACTACACAtaaccaattagttttttttttaataaaaattaattatcaataaaattggtAAATACTTTATACTTATAACATGGTGACacaatattcttatttaataaaaattatgatttaatataaacataaataaagaaatttatattttatattatatatcacaATATATCACATCATACTAAATATGGCAACATTTAGGCCTAGTCCAAACTCCAAAAGGGCTGATGACCGTCGATAACCCAAGTTAGAAGTgactcaaaaaattaaaatatatatagttgtgTAATATTTTCttggcttaaatattttttggtcccttataaatattcattttttgcgTCTAGTCCCTgataagtttttcttttggatCGGGTccctaatatttaaaaaatttgtttcagGTCCTTGTCGTTAGTCGGGATCCGTTATCTGCTTACGAGGCCATTAACCGGCCACGTAAACATGCGGCGTGTGGTACCATGTGTACTTATTGCTTGAATGAGATTACACGTGGCACTGCCACCTCATCAATAACCTCTCCCACCTCCTTCGTGACTACGGTTCCACCCACCACCACTCCTCCTCTGACACTGACCAGTCCTCCTCCACCTGCCTGTGCACATGCagtaaaaaataactcaaaagTTTCCCCATCAGATGGCACCCCTGCTTGCTTCATTTGCTGGAAAACCAATAAACCATCACACCCTAAACCATTACTTATGTACCCACCAATCATCAAATGCCATGAAGTGATGTTTTTGTCTGACATTTGATCAAACACTCGTTGTGCATTCTTCATACTGCCACATTTGCAGTGCATCCCAATCAATCTGTTGCTCACACAAATTTAAGAGTGCGAGATAAATGTGATAATCAGCAACAACACCTTAACCCATGAGTTCCAATACTTGATCGTGGTTACCCTCTCCACACAGGGCCACCAAGCCCACATTCAAGTTGTTTTGGTTTTGATGGTCGAGCTTTAATTTCTGTTCATTAAGATGTTTCTCCTTACACAAAGGAGGGATTTTGTGAGTGGAACGACTGCTGGTGTTTCCGTTTGGACGCCTACTAGCATCGAGAACCGCGTAGGTACAGAAAAGAATAGAGAAAGAAGAATGGGTGAAGACTGCATGTGGAATGGAAGCCATTAATGCGTGGAGTTTGAGCTCCATGCTTTCTGCTTTACTAGTGTTCCAGCAACTATCGCTAATAAAATGTCTAGTTTATCGCTCCCCGACACTATCAATTGTGAAAGTAGATCTAcggagaagagagagaagagaaatggCGCTTGCGGATTTGGTTGTTTCACAGATGCAGATGGGGCAGTTGCATCAAGTGCTTGACCTGGTTCTTGACGACGGTGACTTCGTCACTACCATCACAGAGCTTGCTTTTAGTGAGTTGAGACGAATAGGGACGTCCGCTCGGAGGAGAGGGAGGTGGTGGAGGAGCTGAAGTGGGTGTGGAATAGAAAAAAGCACTAAAACAAcgtagtttttaattttaaaaaaattctttcgtGTAATCCCACTCAAGCAATGAGTACACGTGACACCACACATTGCATGCCTACGTGGCCGAGTAACGGCCATATAAGCAGATAACGGATTTTGAATAACGGCAGGGAACTCcgacaaaaattttcaaatattagggACCCAATCCGAATGAAAAATTTATCAGGaaccaaacacaaaaaaataagtatttatcagggaccaaaaacatatttaagcctattttcttttatatatcattttatgttatttattataaatagatttaaattacaatcttttatcttcttttttatatctaaatatattttcttggtggttttttttttcttctcatgtgTTACATTCAAAATTTATCGGAAATGAATTTCTAGCTCACTATgatatatcaatatataatagatataaGAATAcgtaaatttaaagtttttatttttcaataagatTCGAAACATAAACTAAATTGAACTATAAAggattctattttataaaatatatcatgtGCGATGGACGAGATgaatttgtattttgttaatgGTAGAGTCATTTTCTAAAAttgaatgtaaaaatatatagacAAATTTTTATACCGAGTTCAAAAATACTTAATATAGAAATCatattataagaaattattttttagtaataagattttataattattaattcaatttttacttATTTCTAGTTTCAAaacgtatttataatattttgaagcttaaaatgtcaacaaatcagttatatacttttttgaataattaaaattagtaaatataaatatttaatcccAAATAAAAGcgtttattacatttttttcaaatatcaagaatgcatttataatgattttttaaaattaaaattagtaaattttattaggaaattattaaattttttccaagcatttgtaaaaaatttgaaaattttaaattttgaaaaaacattttttgtaaATACTTAAAATGGGTAAATTCAAAATTACTTAATTATCCCcaactttctttgttttttttaaatgatatcataacattttttaaaggtTTAACATTTCAAAAGAAGTTTAAAAATGACTGATTGAATTTTTGTTGGTAGTAATTACCTTTGTAATCAATATGATGAATTGCCATtcgtttttgttaattttaattatatgattggTGGTGTAATTGGTCGAATtctaataaaactaatttaattaactttgaATTGTAttctcaaaaatttatttttgtattttgcaATAATTACTAAATGTATTAGAGTAGTTTTTATgagtaaataattatattaatgagGAAAATAATTGTAAGAGAGTTCATAAGATATATTATCTTTCAGGAGCTTAAGCTACTTCCACTAGCTTATAAGTTTATTTGATCAAAATAAGTTTGTTCAGGACACGAGTTTATTTTAGtagtttatttttcataagctaCTTCAAATagtttatgtaaaataaactaacttataagttattaatttttttcttctcaattttatccttattatttaatttgaaattttatttttcaattttattcaatttaaaaatccttttattttttatgtttgttgtctgaaaaaaaaattgtatataattTTGAGTTCTTGCACCTACACAACACAAATGACCTTAACTTTGTCATCACTACATACTTTTTAAGATTAGAAATTCTTTGAATCATATCAATTCTTACAATTATTTTATAGTCATGCAAGTGAAAGACTTACATATTGAAGTTCTTATtgtacaaataaaaatgaatgtttaagaaaaactataaaaaaaactttttttttgttttaacataatattataaataaaacatttaaatattaaaaaataattataaacaatataattccaataaattttattttatttttccaaaaaatgaaattttagttttaccatttttataatacaaaattttaaaaattactatcCTACTTTTTAGGATGAtaagttattagaaataaaattaaaatattagaaatattaaatatgtctTTTTACGTCATTTAACATTTATCGGTTAACTTATCCGTTAGTCTTACCaaacaatttcattttaaatcagCTAGTTTATAAGCTCTCAACTAGTTTTGAGCTCTTGAGCCTCTAGCATATATGTTATATTGCTGCAATGATATTACTGCAGAAATGGTGATATGCAAGCGCACACAGCAAGAATGCTAAGAACAGAGATGGTAAAGAAAGAGCAaaacaacaagaaaaattaTCGTGGTTCAGGGCAATTTGAGACCCCTACATCCACACTGTAGCCGATTCTTTCTTCATTACTTGATCACAACAACTGCACAACATACATCAGCAAGACTTCTAGGGAAGTTTACAATAGCCTTTCCTCACTTGTACTCagagttttttatttgatcacaATGAATTTAAAGAATATGTCCTACAAGAATTACATCAGCTGAGACTTATATACACCAATTCTAGTTACAAAAATGGGTATCACACAGCTAATAGGTTTACAACAGATTTCTGTTACAAGGCTAGAGCTTAGCTAACTAACTATTGTTGATCCATCTTCATAAAAATCTCCACCTTGGATCTTCAATATTAGGACCAACAAGCTCTCCTTCCTCCAGTCTCTTACAGACACTTCAAGTGTCACAAGTTCCAATGTTCACTAAGTTTAAACAATGAGTAAACTTTGAACATGGAACTACTTTTGTCAGCATGTCTGCAGGATTGTTTGCTCTAgccactttcctcacttcaacTTCACCTTGTGCTATGATGTCTCGGATGTAATGCATCCTAATGTCAATATGCTTTGTCCTCTCATGAAAAACTTGGTTTTTagagagatcaattacactttGACTATCACACCATACTTCAACAAGACCAGTCTTTCCTTCGAGCTCATGAACAAGACCTTTAAGCCATATGGCTTCCTTTATAGCTTCAATGAGAGCTATATACTCTGCCTCAGTGGTAGATAGAGCCACAACTGATTGCAAATTAGCCTTCCAACTTATGACACTTCCATACAAAGTGAATAAGTATCTTGTTAAGGACCTTCTTTTGTCAATGCCACATGCATAATCAACATCAACATAGCTTGACAGACCATTGATTCTTTCTAAATTTCTTCCATAGACCAAACCAACAGACTTTGAACCCTTTAGATATCTTAAGATCCACTTTATGGCACTCCAGTGTTGTTTTCCAGGATTTTCCATGAATCTACTTACAATGCTAGCGGAGTATGCCAAATCTAGTCTTGTACAGACCATAGCGTACATAAGTGAACCTGTAGCATTCGAGTAGGCGATTCTACTCATATCTTTGATTTCATCTTCTATTTGTGGAGAATGAGTGATTGAGAGTTTAAAATGTGCATCAATAGGTGTTGATACAGGTTTTGAATCAAGCATATTGAACCTTCTCAGTAGTTTCTACACATAGCTTGACTGAGATAGATATAACAAACCTTCATTTCTTTTCCTGATAATATCCATTCCCAGTATTCTCCTTGCAGCCCCTAAATCCTTCATTTCAAACTCAGATTGCAACAGATTCTTCAATTCTTTGATGGCTTCCATATCTGCACTTGCAATCAGCATGTCATCAACATAGAGCAATAAGTAGATAAAACAATCAGGCttctgttggaccttgtggcctcaataatcttaagagggataggcttagaatgcagaagaagcaacaacaatcaatttaataatgctatataaacatgcaaggcaaaattgattgcaataacataaatgagacaagggaagagagaatgcaaacacaattttatactggttcggccacttcccgtgcctacatccagtactcaagaaacccacttgagatttccactatctttgtaaaatccattacaaagtctgaactacacagggacaacccatcccttgtgttcaggaatcctttacaacaagagactcacagtttcttaaccaatctcattgaataagaagaatgaaagaagaattctcttttcaagagaagaatattacaataaagatcatgtaggaatccttatagattttgcaagtgtttggccaaggatttcttttgagagagcatttgacaataaagttcttttggaatctctctcattgtcttttgagaggataagacatttttgccaagcaaaactctctcttcaatttcgtctcaagtcacacatatatataggcctttgatggccattcaaaattcaaatgataacatgtttgtcatcatcaaatgataagatgtgactgttggtaatcgattacagaattagtgtaatcgattacacagttatttttcttgaacagttatgacccttcatttaaaatttgatttcacaacgttcagagtctctggtaatcgattacatttttaaaccattggtaatcgattacatgtattggtaatcgattacatgtgccttgaatgacttgaaacctttcattgtgaggcaaggcttgatcttgaagaaatcttgaatcaaggctttgtttgttgaaacaatcttgtattaatcttgaagcaaaatgagccttgtttgattcttcttttgacatcatcaaaatcatgtatacatacattcacattctccccctttttgatgatgacaaacatgtgatttcttctcaacaccatcaaagcttgcatgatttacattctccccctttctcaagcaaattcttaattcttcttgacatcatcaaaatcttcatgatttacattctcccccctttttgatgatgacaaccacctgtaggttaggagcaacaacaaataaaaaatatctatttgcatatagtttactcccccttggttttgcaatgattgcttatatgagacagttgaagatttcatatttttcatatgtaaacaaattgtctcataaacaatagataatttttcttactattttatcctttatctttctctcccctttgtcaacatcaaaaacaaatcatgaaaagagaggagaaagatgttaccacttgttgcaatgtatgagaatcaagtgataccaaaaggcattaaaacaatcattcaatattaatcaagcaaaaacaagtacaataacacatcaatcaaacacaatcaaatacaatcaatcatcaaatatttcaaatcaaattaattaaattaataatcaactaactatacacaataatttctattaaaaaaattcaaaattcaaaattcaaattttaaatttcaaattccaacttccaacttcaacatttagtaacttccccttccaacttccaacttccatttttaactttcaacttccaaaaactacttccaacttccaacttccaaattttaatttcaaatttcaaattttaattttcaattttcaaatttaacttttcaaatttcaaatttcaaatttgaattcccaacattcagagtctctagtaatcgattacatatgatgtgtaatcgattacacactttcaaatcattggtaatcgattacatgtgccttgaatgacttgaaacctttcattgtgaggcaaggcttgatcttgaagaaatcttgaatcaaggctttgtttgttgaaacaatcttgtattaatcttgaagcaaaatgagccttgtttgattcttcttttgacatcatcaaaatcatgtatacatacattcacattctcccccattttgatgatgacaaacatgtgatttcttctcaacaccatcaaagcttgcatgatttacattctccccctttctcaagctaattcttaattcttcttgacatcatcaaaatcttcatgatttacattctcccccttttttgatgatgacaaccacctgtaggttaggagcaacaacaaataaaaaatatctatttgcatatagtttactcccccttggttttgcaatgattgcttatatgagacagttgaagatttcatatttttcatatgtaaacaaattgtctcataaacaatagataatttttcttactattttatcctttatctttctctccccctttgtcaacataaaaaacaaatcatgaatagagaggagaaagatgataccacttgttgcaatgtatgagaatcaagtgataccaaaaggcattaaaacaatcattcaatattaatcaagcaaaaacaagtacaataacacatcaatcaaacacaatcaaatacaatcaataatcaaatatttcaaatcaaattaattaaattaataatcaactaactatacacaataatttctattaaaaaaattcaaaattcaaaattcaaatttcaaatttcaaatttcaaattttaaattttaaattttaaatttcaaattccaacttccaacttcaacttttagtaactttcccttccaacttccaacttccatttttaactttcaacttccaataactacttccaacttccaacttccaaattttaatttcaaatttcaaattttaattttcaattttcaaatttaacttttcaaatttcaaatttcaaatttgaattcccaataTTCAgagtctctagtaatcgattacatatgatgtgtaattgattacacactaTCAAatcattggtaatcaattacatgtgttggtaatcgattacatgtgccttgaatgacttgaaacctttcattgtgaggcaaggcttgatcttgaagaaatcttgaatcaaggctttgtttgttgaaacaatcttgtattaatcttgaagcaaaatgacccttgtttgattcttcttttgatatcatcaaaatcatgtatacatacattcacattctccccctttttgatgatgacaaacatgtgatttcttctcaacaccatcaaagcttgcatgatttacattctccccctttctcaagcaaattcttaattcttcttgacatcatcaaaatcttcatgatttacattctcccccctttttgatgatgacaaccacctgtaggttaggagcaacaacaaataaaaaatatctatttgcatatagtttactcccccttggttttgcaatgattgcttatatgagacagttgaagatttcatatttttcatatgtaaacaaattgtctcataaacaatagataatttttcttactattttatcctttatctttctctccccctttgtcaacatcaaaaacaaatcatgaatatagaggagaaagatgttaccacttgttgcaatgtatgagaatcaagtgataccaaaaggcattaaaacaatcatttaatattaatcaagcaaaaacaagtacaataacacatcaatcaaacacaatcaaatacaatcaatcatcaaatatttcaaatcaaattaattaaattaataatcaactaactatacacaataatttctatttaaaaaaattcaaattttaaattttaaattttaaatttcaaattccaacttccaatttcaacttttagtaacttccccttccaacttccaacttctatttttaactttcaacttccaataactacttccaacttccaacttccaaattttaatttcaaatttcaaattttaattttcaattttcaaatttaacttttcaaatttcaaatttaaaatttgaattcccaacattcagagtctctagtaatcgattacatatgatgtgtaatcgattacacactttcaaatcattggtaatcgattacatgtattggtaatcgattacatgtgccttgaatgacttgaaacctttcattgtgaggcaaggcttgatcttgaagaaatcttgaatcaaggctttgtttgttgaaacaatcttgtattaatcttgaagcaaaatgagccttgtttgattcttcttttgacatcatcaaaatcatgtatacatacattcacattctccacttttttgatgatgacaaacatgtgatttcttctcaacaccatcaaagcttgcatgatttacattctacccctttctcaagcaaattcttaagtcttcttgacatcatcaaaatcttcatgatttacattctctgaatcacttgaataatttatgacattatcttccctagtgatatatcctttcttttctttcttctctttgaaattcatcttgtcggatttttccattcttcttttaaacacaggacaattgaatctcatgtccaagttgatcgcactcagcattttggggctaaagaggaaccttcttctttttctttcatcatcatattctttcttctctagtttttatttttatttttatgtagttgcatttctccctaccattgtaggaataaatgaatcaaattcaatggcttcccatatctttagatttatggcttctataaagatctacattcgggttttccaaaaatgataaccctcaccattgaacataagagcctattgatagaattttcctcagaaaatggaaatttggatgaggccatatctattcttgaagtttttaaactttatacaagaatcccgctctgataccacttgttggaccttgtggcctcaataatcttaagagggataggcttagaatgcagaaaaagcaacaacaatcaatttaacaatgttctttaaacatgcaagacacaattgattgcaacaaaataaataagataaaggaagagagaatgcaaacacaattttatactggttcggccacttcccgtgcc
This region of Glycine soja cultivar W05 chromosome 17, ASM419377v2, whole genome shotgun sequence genomic DNA includes:
- the LOC114391582 gene encoding pentatricopeptide repeat-containing protein At2g15690, mitochondrial-like, with amino-acid sequence MELKLHALMASIPHAVFTHSSFSILFCTYAVLDASRRPNGNTSSRSTHKIPPLCKEKHLNEQKLKLDHQNQNNLNVGLVALLIGMHCKCGSMKNAQRVFDQMSDKNITSWHLMIGGYISNGLGCDGLLVFQQMKQAGVPSDGETFELFFTACAQAGGGGLVSVRGGVVVGGTVVTKEVGEVIDEVAVPRVISFKQ